One Rhodococcus sp. P1Y DNA window includes the following coding sequences:
- a CDS encoding HAD-IIA family hydrolase has product MDMDGVLVHEDHLIPGADAFVAELQSNEIPFIVLTNNSIRTPRDLRARLERTGLNIPEKSIWTSALATANFLGNQRPGGSAYVVGESGLTTALHDIGYVLTDSSPDYVVLGETRTYSFEAITTAIRLVEKGARFIATNPDATGPSREGSLPATGSVAALITKATGKEPYYVGKPNALMMRSALRAIGGHSESTLMIGDRMDTDVLSGLEAGLQTILVLTGISTTASVENYPYRPTKVINSVADLVGRTQSPF; this is encoded by the coding sequence ATGGATATGGACGGGGTACTCGTCCACGAGGACCACCTCATTCCCGGGGCCGACGCGTTCGTCGCCGAGCTGCAGTCGAACGAAATTCCTTTCATCGTGCTGACGAACAACTCGATCCGTACGCCGCGCGACCTCCGAGCGAGGCTCGAACGCACCGGGCTCAATATCCCGGAGAAGTCCATCTGGACATCGGCACTGGCCACAGCAAACTTTCTGGGCAATCAGCGCCCGGGCGGCAGCGCGTACGTGGTCGGCGAATCCGGCCTCACGACGGCACTGCACGACATCGGCTACGTCCTCACCGACTCCAGTCCCGACTACGTCGTGCTCGGCGAGACCCGCACCTACTCGTTCGAGGCGATCACCACCGCGATCCGCCTCGTCGAAAAGGGCGCACGGTTCATCGCAACCAACCCCGACGCCACCGGCCCGTCGAGGGAAGGCTCACTACCTGCCACCGGATCCGTCGCAGCGCTGATCACCAAGGCGACGGGGAAGGAGCCGTACTACGTCGGAAAGCCGAACGCTCTGATGATGCGCTCCGCGCTACGCGCCATCGGTGGGCATTCCGAGAGCACGCTGATGATCGGTGACCGGATGGACACCGATGTGTTGTCCGGACTGGAAGCCGGCCTGCAAACCATCCTGGTCCTGACCGGCATCTCGACCACTGCGTCGGTGGAGAACTATCCGTACCGACCGACGAAGGTGATCAACTCCGTCGCCGACCTCGTCGGTCGCACCCAGTCGCCTTTCTGA
- a CDS encoding isochorismate synthase, with amino-acid sequence MVGAGFVLSREGYNVEATGVERVFSTIREATDAARDGTPIVGALPFDVADPIALVHPRTFTTSTGPWRPDGLEQLPQVRIGEHVPSSDVHVDRVRALVDSLRHGSAQKVVLARSLRLHADAPIDPFAVLGALVRRDPLGYGYAVDLSAAGGDFAGKFLVGSSPELLVRRKGRTVSCHPFAGTAARSEDPATDRDISERLAASAKEQAEHRFVVDEIRTALEPLCSDVQIPDEPQLSSTPQLWHLSTPITGILRDTSTTALDLAVALHPTPAVAGVPRRAAMDAIARIEGPRGFYAGAVGWSDDTGDGEWMVAIRGLELAADGLSALATAGGGIVEASNPEDELAETTAKFRTVLSAFDLG; translated from the coding sequence ATGGTGGGAGCAGGCTTCGTACTTTCGCGCGAGGGCTACAACGTCGAAGCAACAGGCGTCGAGCGCGTGTTCTCCACAATCCGAGAGGCCACCGACGCTGCCAGGGACGGGACTCCCATCGTCGGTGCGCTGCCGTTCGACGTCGCCGACCCGATCGCGCTCGTCCACCCTCGAACCTTCACCACATCGACTGGTCCGTGGCGGCCCGACGGGCTAGAGCAGCTTCCCCAGGTTCGTATCGGCGAGCACGTTCCCTCGTCCGACGTGCATGTCGACCGAGTGCGGGCACTCGTCGATTCTCTCCGTCACGGCTCAGCGCAGAAGGTGGTGCTTGCTCGATCCCTCCGCCTTCATGCCGACGCCCCGATCGATCCGTTCGCAGTTCTGGGTGCACTCGTGCGCCGAGATCCGCTCGGCTACGGGTATGCCGTCGACCTGTCTGCCGCGGGCGGCGACTTTGCCGGCAAGTTCCTCGTCGGTTCGAGTCCGGAGTTGCTCGTCAGGCGGAAGGGAAGGACGGTCTCGTGCCATCCGTTCGCTGGCACTGCCGCCCGAAGCGAAGACCCGGCGACGGACCGTGACATCTCCGAACGCCTCGCCGCGAGCGCCAAGGAGCAAGCCGAACACCGATTCGTCGTCGACGAAATTCGAACTGCCCTCGAGCCGTTGTGCAGCGACGTGCAGATACCGGACGAACCTCAGCTCAGCAGCACCCCACAGCTATGGCACCTGAGCACGCCGATCACCGGGATTCTGCGCGATACCTCCACCACGGCACTGGATCTGGCGGTCGCTCTGCACCCGACACCCGCGGTTGCAGGTGTGCCACGCAGGGCTGCAATGGACGCGATCGCACGCATCGAAGGGCCCCGCGGCTTCTATGCGGGTGCGGTCGGCTGGTCCGACGACACCGGCGACGGCGAATGGATGGTCGCCATCCGCGGCCTCGAACTTGCAGCCGACGGTTTGTCTGCGCTTGCCACGGCCGGTGGCGGCATCGTCGAGGCGTCCAACCCCGAGGACGAGCTGGCCGAGACCACCGCCAAGTTTCGCACGGTGCTCTCGGCCTTCGATCTGGGTTAG
- a CDS encoding O-succinylhomoserine sulfhydrylase has translation MEAAVSERVPGLPRGGGFDKPLPDGVGQGTLGVRGGLMRSGFDENAEALYLSSGFVYESAGAAEQAFTGEIDHFVYSRYGNPTVKMFEERLRLIEGAEACFGTSSGMSAVFTALGALLKAGDRLVAARSLFGSCFVVCNEILPRWGVETVFVDGEDNAQWEEALSVPTTAVFFETPSNPMQSLVDVERVSELAHAAGATVVLDNVFATPLLQNSLELGADVVVYSGTKHIDGQGRVLGGAILGSREYIDGPVQTLMRHTGPALSPFNAWTLLKGLETMPVRVRHSTQSALEIARFLEGHQAVSWVKYPYLESHPQYELAQKQMKGGGTVVTFELDAPEGEGKKRAFEVLDALRIVDISNNLGDAKSLITHPATTTHRAMGPEGRASVGLSDGVVRISVGLEDTEDLIADLKQALGGV, from the coding sequence GTGGAGGCAGCAGTGAGCGAGAGAGTTCCAGGGCTGCCGAGAGGCGGAGGCTTCGACAAACCGCTCCCAGATGGCGTAGGCCAGGGCACTCTCGGAGTGCGAGGCGGGCTGATGCGATCGGGGTTCGACGAGAACGCCGAGGCGCTCTACCTGTCGTCCGGGTTCGTCTACGAGAGCGCTGGTGCGGCCGAGCAGGCGTTCACCGGCGAGATCGACCACTTCGTCTACTCGCGTTACGGCAACCCGACGGTCAAGATGTTCGAGGAGCGTTTGCGGCTGATCGAAGGTGCCGAGGCGTGTTTCGGTACGTCGAGCGGCATGTCGGCCGTGTTCACCGCGCTGGGTGCATTGTTGAAGGCCGGTGACCGATTGGTCGCCGCGCGTAGCCTTTTCGGATCCTGCTTCGTCGTCTGCAACGAGATTCTGCCCCGCTGGGGTGTCGAGACCGTGTTCGTCGACGGTGAAGACAACGCCCAGTGGGAAGAGGCCTTGTCGGTTCCGACGACCGCGGTGTTCTTCGAGACGCCGTCGAATCCCATGCAGTCGCTCGTCGACGTCGAGCGAGTGTCGGAACTGGCGCACGCTGCGGGCGCAACGGTGGTGTTGGACAACGTGTTTGCGACGCCGCTGCTACAGAACAGCCTTGAGCTCGGCGCAGACGTGGTGGTCTACTCCGGTACCAAGCACATCGACGGTCAGGGGCGAGTGCTCGGTGGCGCGATCCTCGGCTCGCGCGAGTACATCGACGGACCGGTTCAGACTCTGATGCGTCACACCGGACCCGCGCTGAGCCCGTTCAACGCGTGGACCCTGCTCAAGGGCCTCGAGACGATGCCGGTGCGCGTGCGACATTCGACGCAGTCGGCATTGGAGATCGCGCGATTCCTCGAAGGGCATCAGGCGGTGTCGTGGGTGAAGTACCCCTACCTCGAGTCGCACCCTCAGTACGAGCTCGCACAGAAGCAGATGAAGGGCGGCGGCACCGTCGTCACCTTCGAATTGGACGCACCCGAGGGCGAAGGTAAGAAGCGCGCCTTCGAGGTTCTCGACGCTCTACGTATCGTCGACATTTCCAACAATCTCGGTGACGCCAAGTCGCTCATCACCCATCCTGCCACCACGACGCACCGAGCCATGGGCCCGGAAGGCCGTGCGTCAGTAGGCCTTTCCGACGGTGTCGTGCGCATCTCCGTCGGACTGGAGGACACCGAGGATCTCATTGCCGATCTGAAGCAGGCGCTGGGAGGCGTCTAA
- a CDS encoding rhodanese-like domain-containing protein, whose amino-acid sequence MTYAGDITPEAAWELLQNDPQAVLVDVRTHAEWQYVGVPDTSSIDRPTHLIEWVSYPNGARNTNFVDQLKEAGVDGERPVVFLCRSGQRSIGAAEAATAAGIGPSYNVLDGFEGATDADGHRGTVGWRAVGLPWRQQ is encoded by the coding sequence GTGACTTACGCAGGTGACATAACCCCGGAAGCGGCCTGGGAGCTGCTTCAAAACGATCCGCAGGCCGTCCTGGTCGACGTTCGCACACATGCAGAGTGGCAGTACGTCGGCGTGCCGGACACGTCCTCGATCGACCGCCCGACGCACCTCATCGAGTGGGTCAGCTACCCGAACGGCGCGCGCAACACGAACTTCGTCGATCAGCTCAAGGAAGCAGGCGTCGACGGAGAGCGGCCCGTGGTCTTCCTCTGCCGATCCGGCCAGCGGTCCATCGGGGCAGCCGAGGCGGCCACCGCGGCAGGGATCGGACCGTCGTACAACGTGCTCGACGGTTTCGAAGGCGCCACCGACGCCGACGGCCACCGCGGCACTGTCGGTTGGCGTGCGGTCGGATTGCCGTGGAGGCAGCAGTGA
- a CDS encoding Rv0361 family membrane protein: MASWSERRQKWVDSREEAQNNASAAAAAGRSDATAGERRPPNAWPFILAAGIVVVLLAGIFLAARFAPAEDNVTQAQLLTDSITEFVEAQNNGDAEQLRSTTCDQQVGQLITGTDEAYEQARAADVAENGKLVVDGAPTDYEINGDRGIVTVPTKLEKIGTTSIDQWKFVRVDDEWLVCNV; encoded by the coding sequence ATGGCGTCGTGGAGTGAACGTAGGCAAAAATGGGTCGACAGCCGTGAGGAAGCGCAGAACAACGCGTCCGCAGCGGCTGCCGCCGGCCGTTCCGATGCAACTGCGGGTGAGCGCCGACCACCGAACGCGTGGCCGTTCATTCTCGCCGCCGGGATAGTCGTCGTGTTGCTTGCAGGGATCTTTCTCGCTGCGAGATTTGCCCCCGCCGAGGACAATGTGACGCAAGCACAGTTGCTCACCGACAGCATCACCGAGTTCGTCGAAGCCCAGAACAACGGCGACGCCGAACAACTGCGTTCGACGACGTGCGACCAACAAGTAGGTCAGTTGATCACCGGCACCGACGAAGCCTACGAGCAGGCCCGCGCCGCCGACGTCGCCGAGAACGGCAAGTTGGTTGTCGACGGTGCCCCGACCGACTACGAGATCAACGGCGACCGCGGGATAGTGACAGTTCCGACAAAGCTCGAGAAGATCGGTACGACATCGATCGATCAGTGGAAGTTCGTCCGAGTCGACGACGAGTGGCTCGTCTGCAACGTGTGA
- a CDS encoding TauD/TfdA dioxygenase family protein: protein MMTTVETRVSLTLDKFGPRFGAEVIGLDVASASDAEVRAIRDALVEHKVLVLRGQSLDDEGQIDFGRRLGELTAGHPVHDSGHVAAEVYALDSQDNGFADVWHTDVTFMQRPPMGSILRPVVLPPHGGDTNWADSQLAYESLAAPVRQMIDQLTAVHDGNREFGYYLSQKRGGKGNVWDGKEVTALVPVEHPVVRVHPETGRKGIFVNPGFTSHIAGVSEAESRGILDFLYAHLTKPEHVVRHRWRLGDLVLWDNRSTSHYANRDYGTEHRVMHRITLRGDIPVGPQQK, encoded by the coding sequence ATCATGACTACCGTTGAAACCAGGGTCTCACTCACGCTCGACAAGTTCGGCCCGCGGTTCGGTGCCGAGGTCATCGGCCTCGACGTCGCATCGGCGTCGGATGCCGAGGTGCGTGCCATCCGAGACGCTCTCGTCGAACACAAAGTTCTGGTGCTGCGTGGGCAATCGCTCGACGACGAAGGCCAGATCGACTTCGGCCGGCGGCTCGGCGAACTCACGGCGGGCCATCCCGTCCACGACAGCGGTCATGTTGCTGCCGAGGTCTATGCCCTCGACAGTCAGGACAACGGGTTCGCGGACGTCTGGCACACCGACGTCACGTTCATGCAGCGTCCGCCGATGGGGTCGATTCTGCGCCCTGTTGTTCTTCCGCCGCACGGGGGTGACACCAACTGGGCCGACAGTCAGCTGGCCTACGAATCACTCGCAGCCCCTGTGCGTCAGATGATCGACCAGCTCACCGCCGTGCACGACGGCAACCGCGAGTTCGGCTACTACCTCTCGCAAAAGCGCGGGGGCAAGGGCAATGTCTGGGACGGCAAAGAGGTGACCGCGCTGGTACCCGTCGAACATCCAGTGGTTCGGGTACATCCCGAAACGGGACGCAAGGGCATCTTCGTCAACCCCGGATTCACCTCGCACATCGCCGGCGTATCCGAAGCGGAGAGCCGCGGGATACTCGATTTCCTGTATGCGCACCTCACCAAGCCTGAGCATGTGGTTCGGCATCGCTGGCGTCTGGGGGATCTCGTGCTGTGGGACAACCGCAGCACCTCGCACTACGCCAACCGCGACTACGGCACCGAGCATCGCGTCATGCACCGCATCACGCTGCGCGGTGACATCCCGGTGGGACCCCAGCAGAAGTAA
- a CDS encoding FAD-dependent oxidoreductase: MTDQTRPLRVAIVGAGPAGIYAADALMKSDHNVSGPGVSIDLFERMPAPFGLIRYGVAPDHPRIKGIITALHKVLDKPQVRLLGNIDYGTDITLDDLRRFYDAVIFSTGANADRALNIPGIDLDGSYGAADFVSWYDGHPDVPRTWPLDAEKVAVLGVGNVALDVARVLAKTGDELLPTEIPANVYEGLKANKAVEVHVFGRRGPAQAKFTPLELRELDHSPNIEVIVAPEDIDYDEGSEQARRNSKQVDMVANTLQDWAIRDVGTRPHKLFLHFFESPTEILGDNGKVTGLRTERTELDGTGNVKGTGKYNDWDVQAVYRAVGYLSQNISQLPFDEQAGTIPNEAGRVVESPSSTTVVPATYVTGWIKRGPVGLIGHTKGDANETVANLLEDAPNFTGATEPGLDEVTSFLEGKQVPFTTWDGWYRLDAHERSLGEEEGRERVKVVEREDMLKASEPDKA, from the coding sequence ATGACTGATCAGACTCGTCCTCTCCGCGTTGCCATCGTCGGCGCGGGACCGGCAGGCATCTACGCCGCCGACGCACTCATGAAGTCCGACCACAATGTCAGCGGCCCGGGTGTCAGCATCGACCTCTTCGAGCGCATGCCAGCCCCGTTCGGGCTCATCCGCTACGGCGTCGCACCCGACCACCCCCGCATCAAAGGCATCATCACCGCCCTCCACAAAGTCCTCGACAAACCACAAGTACGCCTACTCGGCAACATCGACTACGGCACCGACATCACCCTCGACGACCTACGCCGCTTCTACGACGCCGTCATCTTCTCCACCGGCGCCAACGCCGACCGCGCACTCAACATCCCCGGCATCGACCTCGACGGCAGCTACGGCGCCGCAGACTTCGTCTCCTGGTACGACGGCCACCCCGACGTCCCCCGCACCTGGCCCCTCGACGCCGAAAAAGTCGCCGTCCTCGGCGTCGGCAACGTCGCCCTCGACGTCGCACGCGTCCTCGCCAAAACCGGCGACGAACTACTCCCCACCGAAATCCCCGCCAACGTCTACGAAGGCCTCAAAGCCAACAAAGCCGTCGAAGTCCACGTCTTCGGACGCCGCGGACCCGCACAAGCCAAATTCACACCACTGGAATTGAGGGAACTCGACCACTCCCCCAACATCGAAGTCATCGTCGCCCCCGAAGACATCGACTACGACGAAGGCTCCGAACAAGCACGCCGCAACTCCAAACAGGTCGACATGGTCGCCAACACCCTCCAGGACTGGGCCATCCGCGACGTCGGCACCCGCCCCCACAAACTGTTCCTGCACTTCTTCGAATCCCCCACCGAAATCCTCGGCGACAACGGCAAGGTCACCGGCCTGCGCACCGAGCGCACCGAACTCGACGGCACCGGAAACGTCAAAGGCACCGGCAAATACAACGACTGGGACGTCCAAGCCGTCTACCGCGCCGTCGGCTACCTCTCCCAGAACATCAGCCAACTCCCCTTCGACGAACAAGCCGGCACCATCCCCAACGAAGCAGGCAGAGTCGTCGAATCGCCGTCGTCGACCACCGTCGTCCCCGCCACCTATGTCACCGGCTGGATCAAACGCGGACCCGTCGGCCTCATCGGTCACACCAAAGGCGACGCCAACGAAACCGTCGCCAACCTGCTCGAGGACGCACCGAACTTCACCGGCGCCACCGAGCCGGGTCTCGACGAGGTGACCTCCTTCCTCGAAGGCAAGCAGGTCCCTTTCACCACCTGGGACGGCTGGTACCGCCTCGACGCCCACGAACGCTCCCTCGGCGAAGAAGAAGGCCGCGAACGCGTCAAGGTCGTCGAACGCGAAGACATGCTCAAGGCCTCCGAGCCCGACAAGGCTTAG
- a CDS encoding SMP-30/gluconolactonase/LRE family protein → MKPDATVVLDGYTFFECPRWHDDRIFISDFYSQQVLSAREDGSDVRVEAEVPQQPSGLGWLPDGRMLIVSMRDHTILRREDDGSLVVHADLSSYVSANLNDMLVDAHGRAYVGNFGFDLMNMATPDTADLLRVDPDGSVQVVAKDLYFPNGMALTPDGELLVDETVGNRISVFAVHPDGSLGERRDWAKFAEVPDMGDMATALGQLVVASDGCAIDTDGSLWVADALGQRIVHVAPGKGIVDQLEFDTGVFACGLGGADGRTLYVCAAPDFNEHQRKVETAAQLLAVRV, encoded by the coding sequence ATGAAACCCGACGCCACAGTTGTCCTCGACGGTTACACCTTCTTCGAATGTCCGCGCTGGCACGACGATCGAATCTTCATATCGGACTTCTACAGTCAGCAGGTGTTGTCGGCCCGGGAGGACGGATCCGACGTTCGCGTCGAGGCCGAGGTGCCGCAGCAACCGTCGGGACTCGGTTGGCTGCCGGACGGGCGAATGCTGATCGTCTCGATGCGTGATCACACCATTCTGAGGCGTGAGGACGACGGGTCCCTCGTGGTCCACGCCGACTTGTCGTCGTACGTGAGCGCCAACCTCAACGACATGCTCGTCGACGCCCACGGCCGGGCGTACGTCGGCAACTTCGGCTTCGATCTGATGAACATGGCGACCCCGGATACGGCAGATCTTCTACGGGTCGATCCGGACGGGTCGGTGCAGGTCGTGGCCAAGGATCTCTATTTCCCGAACGGTATGGCGTTGACGCCCGACGGCGAACTATTGGTCGACGAGACCGTCGGCAACCGGATCAGTGTTTTTGCCGTGCACCCCGACGGTTCGCTGGGGGAGCGACGGGACTGGGCGAAGTTCGCGGAGGTGCCCGACATGGGCGATATGGCCACGGCGCTTGGGCAGCTGGTCGTGGCTTCGGATGGGTGCGCGATCGACACCGACGGTTCGTTGTGGGTCGCGGACGCTTTGGGCCAGCGCATCGTGCACGTAGCGCCGGGCAAGGGCATCGTCGATCAGCTCGAATTCGATACCGGCGTGTTCGCCTGCGGGCTCGGCGGTGCCGACGGCCGAACGTTGTATGTCTGTGCTGCGCCGGATTTCAACGAGCACCAGCGCAAGGTCGAAACGGCGGCGCAACTGCTGGCTGTGCGGGTGTAG
- a CDS encoding amidohydrolase family protein, with product MLSSVFDAHRYILDPRFPLVENQGYPPEPYTIEDYERDTDGLGITGGAVISSSFHTTDQAYLVAALEALGPSWVGVAQLDPETTDEEILRLDDAGVRAIRLNLKRGATDVQGLTAQARQAHDLVGWHAELYVEATMLLSLEPILSKLPAVSIDHLGMSHHGLPYLLDLVDRGVRVKASGFGRVDMDIADAIKQIHHVNPTALMFGTDLPGTRAPRRFLESDIDLVAEAVGGDLPAVLGTNARAWYRVK from the coding sequence ATGCTGTCATCTGTGTTCGACGCCCATCGCTACATACTCGATCCGCGGTTCCCGCTGGTCGAGAATCAGGGCTATCCACCGGAGCCGTACACGATCGAGGACTACGAGCGAGACACCGACGGTCTGGGAATCACCGGCGGAGCCGTCATCAGTTCCTCGTTTCACACAACGGATCAGGCCTATCTGGTTGCAGCGCTGGAGGCCCTCGGCCCGAGCTGGGTCGGCGTCGCGCAGTTGGATCCCGAGACGACCGACGAAGAGATTCTCAGGCTCGACGACGCAGGTGTCCGAGCGATCCGTCTCAACCTCAAACGCGGCGCCACTGATGTACAGGGGCTCACCGCTCAGGCCAGACAAGCTCACGACCTGGTCGGCTGGCACGCCGAGTTGTACGTCGAAGCAACGATGCTGCTCTCGCTCGAACCGATCCTGTCCAAACTCCCTGCGGTCAGCATCGATCATCTGGGGATGTCGCATCACGGGCTGCCCTATCTGCTCGATCTCGTCGATCGCGGCGTCCGGGTGAAAGCGTCGGGATTCGGGCGGGTCGACATGGACATCGCGGACGCGATCAAACAGATTCATCACGTCAACCCGACCGCGCTGATGTTCGGTACCGACCTGCCGGGTACTCGCGCGCCCCGTCGCTTCCTCGAATCCGATATCGACCTGGTCGCCGAAGCCGTCGGCGGGGACCTACCCGCCGTCCTCGGCACCAACGCTCGGGCCTGGTATCGGGTCAAGTAG
- a CDS encoding DUF456 domain-containing protein: MSIWGELLVGLAIAIGLVGIVVPILPGTILILAAIAVWAFVTGGTAAWVTFGIAALLLVASGVVKYTWPGRRMKDAGIPTRSLVVGGLVGIVGFFVIPIVGLFIGFILGTYVAELPRHRSAAGAWTSTVHATKAAGLSILVELFGALLAAGVWLGAAVFV; this comes from the coding sequence GTGAGTATCTGGGGCGAACTACTCGTCGGGCTGGCGATCGCGATCGGACTCGTCGGGATCGTCGTCCCGATTCTGCCCGGGACCATCCTCATCCTCGCGGCAATTGCCGTGTGGGCCTTCGTAACCGGCGGCACTGCGGCGTGGGTGACGTTCGGAATCGCAGCGCTTCTACTCGTCGCGAGCGGGGTCGTGAAATACACCTGGCCGGGCCGTCGTATGAAAGATGCAGGCATCCCGACGCGGTCGCTCGTCGTCGGCGGGCTGGTCGGTATCGTCGGATTTTTCGTCATCCCGATCGTCGGACTCTTCATCGGGTTCATCCTCGGTACGTACGTAGCCGAGCTACCGCGGCACAGGAGCGCAGCCGGCGCGTGGACATCCACCGTTCATGCCACCAAAGCGGCGGGTCTGTCCATCCTCGTCGAGCTGTTCGGAGCCCTCCTCGCGGCCGGTGTGTGGCTCGGAGCCGCAGTCTTCGTTTGA
- the purT gene encoding formate-dependent phosphoribosylglycinamide formyltransferase — MLLGAGELGKEVIIAFQRLGVEVIAVDRYENAPGHQVAHHAFTIDMSDPEQLLALIDAQQPDFVVPEIEAIATDALAEVEKRGRTVVIPTARATQLTMNREGIRRLAAEDLRLPTSPYAFADSLEDVQTALASIGFPAVIKPVMSSSGKGQSVVRGPEDVAQAWEYALKGGRVDLGRVIVEGFVDFDYEITLLTIRSAQGTDFCEPIGHLQKSGDYVESWQPQPMSEAALAAAKDVADKITTSLGGRGLFGVELFVKGDDVYFSEVSPRPHDTGLVTLRTQRFSEFELHARAILGLPVDTTLISPGASAVIYGGVDAEGIAFEGVADALAVPETDLRLFGKPESFVRRRMGVAVSTAGDIVTARARATDAAGKVRPVA, encoded by the coding sequence ATGTTGCTCGGTGCTGGTGAACTGGGCAAAGAGGTGATCATCGCATTTCAACGGCTGGGCGTCGAGGTCATCGCGGTGGACCGCTACGAGAACGCACCTGGGCACCAGGTTGCCCATCATGCGTTCACCATCGACATGAGCGATCCCGAGCAACTGCTGGCGCTGATCGACGCTCAACAGCCCGATTTCGTCGTGCCCGAGATCGAAGCGATCGCCACCGACGCACTGGCCGAGGTCGAGAAACGCGGCCGCACCGTCGTCATCCCGACGGCGCGCGCAACGCAGCTGACGATGAACCGCGAGGGTATTCGCCGGCTCGCCGCGGAAGACCTGCGACTGCCGACGTCCCCGTATGCGTTCGCCGATTCGCTCGAAGACGTGCAAACCGCGCTCGCCTCGATCGGCTTCCCCGCGGTGATCAAGCCGGTGATGTCCTCGTCGGGCAAGGGGCAGTCCGTGGTCCGCGGACCCGAGGACGTCGCGCAGGCGTGGGAGTACGCCTTGAAGGGCGGCCGCGTCGACTTGGGTCGCGTCATTGTCGAGGGTTTCGTCGACTTCGACTACGAGATAACTCTTCTCACCATCAGGTCAGCTCAGGGAACCGACTTCTGCGAACCCATCGGGCACCTGCAGAAATCCGGTGACTACGTCGAAAGCTGGCAGCCGCAACCGATGTCGGAGGCCGCGCTTGCCGCAGCGAAGGACGTCGCGGACAAGATCACGACGTCTCTCGGCGGACGAGGTCTGTTCGGGGTCGAGTTGTTCGTCAAGGGCGACGACGTCTACTTCTCGGAGGTGAGCCCACGCCCGCACGACACTGGGCTGGTTACCCTTCGGACGCAGCGCTTCTCGGAGTTCGAACTCCATGCTCGCGCGATTCTCGGTCTGCCGGTCGACACGACCCTGATCTCGCCGGGTGCGTCCGCCGTGATCTATGGCGGCGTCGATGCAGAAGGAATCGCATTCGAGGGCGTCGCCGACGCGTTGGCCGTTCCCGAGACCGATCTCCGGCTGTTCGGTAAGCCCGAGAGTTTTGTTCGACGGCGCATGGGCGTCGCGGTCTCCACCGCAGGAGACATCGTCACCGCACGCGCGAGGGCGACGGACGCCGCGGGCAAGGTCCGTCCAGTCGCGTGA
- a CDS encoding CaiB/BaiF CoA transferase family protein gives MSSSGGPLTGLRVVELAGIGPGPHAALLLADLGADVVRVQRAGQISEHDQQLRNRTIVEANLKDPADVEKVLGLVERADVLIEGFRPGVTERLGLGPDVALERNPRLVYGRMTGWGQEGPWASAAGHDINYISVTGVLHAIGRQGEKPVPPLNMVGDFGGGSMFLIFGILAALFERQTSGQGQVVDAAMVDGTAALSHMIWGMRGVGAWSDERGVNMLDTGWPYYDTYETSDGKHMAVGALEPQFFAELLRLLELDPATTPGQGERDRWPEMRELFTATFKTKTRDEWAVIFDGADACVSPILTFAEAPEQRHLKERETLIEVGGVTQHRPAPRFSRTPNGIPTAPSATAVDAESVWQ, from the coding sequence GTGTCGAGTAGTGGTGGACCGCTTACAGGACTTCGGGTAGTCGAGCTGGCAGGGATCGGCCCCGGGCCCCATGCCGCGCTGTTGCTGGCAGATCTAGGTGCAGATGTCGTCCGTGTGCAGCGCGCCGGGCAGATCTCCGAGCACGATCAACAGCTGCGCAACCGCACTATCGTCGAAGCCAACCTGAAGGACCCCGCCGACGTCGAGAAGGTACTAGGCCTCGTCGAGCGCGCCGATGTCCTCATCGAGGGGTTCCGCCCCGGCGTCACCGAACGCCTCGGCCTCGGCCCCGATGTCGCCCTCGAGCGCAATCCTCGACTCGTCTACGGCCGCATGACCGGGTGGGGCCAGGAGGGCCCATGGGCCTCTGCGGCCGGACACGACATCAACTACATCTCCGTCACGGGTGTCCTACACGCCATCGGCAGACAGGGCGAGAAGCCCGTCCCTCCGCTGAACATGGTCGGCGACTTCGGCGGCGGTTCGATGTTCCTGATCTTCGGAATTCTCGCGGCACTGTTCGAGCGCCAGACCTCAGGGCAAGGCCAGGTAGTCGACGCAGCCATGGTCGACGGCACCGCGGCTCTGTCCCACATGATCTGGGGTATGCGAGGCGTCGGTGCGTGGTCCGACGAGCGCGGGGTCAACATGCTCGACACCGGATGGCCCTACTACGACACCTACGAAACCTCCGACGGCAAGCACATGGCCGTCGGGGCACTCGAACCCCAGTTCTTCGCCGAGTTGCTGAGGCTACTGGAACTCGATCCCGCCACCACCCCAGGACAAGGGGAACGCGATCGCTGGCCCGAGATGCGCGAACTCTTCACCGCGACGTTCAAGACCAAGACGCGCGACGAGTGGGCCGTCATCTTCGACGGAGCCGACGCGTGCGTATCCCCCATCCTCACCTTCGCCGAAGCACCCGAGCAAAGGCATCTCAAGGAACGCGAGACACTCATCGAGGTCGGTGGGGTCACCCAGCACCGCCCGGCACCGCGGTTCTCACGCACGCCCAACGGCATCCCGACGGCTCCCTCGGCGACCGCAGTCGACGCCGAGTCCGTCTGGCAGTAG